AGTGTAACCTGCATAAATAAGGAGTTTTAGCAAAAACATTGCAAATGCAAGTGAGGAAATCTGCAATAAATTGGTGGAACTACGGATTCAAAAACTCAATCGTTCATTGGGCGATTGTTGGCCTGAGGTGCTACATAGAACTCCAAAGTGGTTCGATCGGAGCGTTAAAGCATAGAACGCAATATATGAAACACGCCTTTAACCACCTCCGGCCAACGATCGCCTAGTAGGATTTGGCGAAAACGACGAGCTGCTTGCTCGGCTTCCCGGTAAAGATGCAAGTCCCTGGCTCGGGATTATCCGTCTGTGGAATACACCGAACCGTAACTTTTAGGTCTGATTGTATCTTCTCTTCCAGCTCATGCTCACCCGAATAGTGGGCCAATGCAAATCCGCCATGAATTTCCGGTTGGTTTTTATTCTCAGGCGTAAAGAAGTCATAGAACTCATCTTTTGAATCAATCGTCACGGTGTTCTCTTCGCGGAATGCACGTGCTCGAGCCAATAGATTATCCTGAATATCATCCAAAGCTCCCGTGAATGAATCAATGAACTCAGCTCGCCCAATTCCTTTTCGCTCCTTAGGCCCTTGATCACGTCGACCAAAGAAAACCGAATCCGATTCCATATCTCGAGGCCCTACTTCAATCCAGGTTGGCACTCCCTTCTTGATCCAAGACCACATTTTCTCCCCGCCACGTAGATCACGATCATCGATTTCTACCCAGATCCGACGACCATGGTAAACTTTGCTTTCAAGCTCGGCCTTGATCTCGCGACAATATTCAAGAATAGCGTCGTTGTCAGAGTCTTTGCGAAAAATGGGAAGAATAACCAAATGAGTAGGCGCAATCTTCGGAGGAAGCACCATGCCATCGTCATCGGCATGGGTCATAATCAAGCCTCCGATGAGGCGGGTTGATACTCCCCAGGACGTCGTCCAGGCAAGCGAGCGTTCGCCCTTTTCATCCAGAAAATCGATGTTGGAAGCCTTGGAGAAATTCTGACCTAGAAAGTGAGTCGTCCCTGCCTGGAGGGCCTTCCGATCCTGCATCAACGCCTCAATACAGTAGGTGTTAACAGCACCTGGGAAACGCTCGCCTTCGGTCTTTTCACCCTTGATGACTGGAACGGCCATCCAGTTTTCTGCAAAGTCAGCGTAGACATCGAGCATCTT
This genomic stretch from Opitutia bacterium ISCC 52 harbors:
- the proS gene encoding proline--tRNA ligase — translated: MSKKERTAISPTRNEDYPEWYQQVVRAAELAENSPVRGCMVIRPWGYTLWENMQRVLDEMFKETGHKNAYFPLFIPISYLEKEAAHVDGFAKECAVVTHHRLEAGEDGKLIPAGELDEPLIVRPTSETIIGETFSKWIQSYRDLPLLINQWANVVRWEMRTRLFLRTTEFLWQEGHTAHATEEEAIEETLKMLDVYADFAENWMAVPVIKGEKTEGERFPGAVNTYCIEALMQDRKALQAGTTHFLGQNFSKASNIDFLDEKGERSLAWTTSWGVSTRLIGGLIMTHADDDGMVLPPKIAPTHLVILPIFRKDSDNDAILEYCREIKAELESKVYHGRRIWVEIDDRDLRGGEKMWSWIKKGVPTWIEVGPRDMESDSVFFGRRDQGPKERKGIGRAEFIDSFTGALDDIQDNLLARARAFREENTVTIDSKDEFYDFFTPENKNQPEIHGGFALAHYSGEHELEEKIQSDLKVTVRCIPQTDNPEPGTCIFTGKPSKQLVVFAKSY